The Cyprinus carpio isolate SPL01 chromosome A9, ASM1834038v1, whole genome shotgun sequence genome window below encodes:
- the LOC109096027 gene encoding protein HEG-like — METCAARRAYRVVFTVFLLVLNTVIAETFSPDTDTDNPLSNVTETFFIRTTGLKQTSSWPGREATATAVSSGLEEKTDITASVSITGAREGHSEKPLILSTNTADWRMTSDDSTERLQTDKEFALNATSQWEGPSVASHSITSHHPVTEARTVREVPVTDLSDINTTDSVSHTDSTFISTTNRVRERTLLSVTSNSTSAYTEDSNSSDAVSQTSNWKERASGATQGKEETVEDVSALSEHTESTFEDHNATNATQSHSLETEWSTLSHGTESQTGQSNVTGQTFEQVSDNDKLNSTPSFTMINRDKGEVDTTYVTSGTSYTETSDSVPSIPPFTSGEHNVTSTSQQSRDSTVTYPLDTEASTEFSTGSASSTSHEEPEGSPAHTVEETTIQVLTTAPPVLQDVATTTDDSFTKFVAGKSPFVPKTDDQTNTEVVPTSAMPATQRPQVTEKATNEASTFYSSTNTFTTMIPPATTRRLQTSTTPQAQTEHTTIVTTDVVQVLRTTPTTAQHPLTSPTGGPQAPSTSDSADVTTLHLETSTATPGNATGHGRRATTPYSKSYSTKTTVVVTTRNHTDRSTTEMGTTTTQMPFRSTASPDYVCGPQTCANGGRCVRSAKGSYHCQCLPAWTGPSCKEDVDECVSSPCPQGSVCVNTVGSFSCECALGFDLEDGRSCTQVKTFLGIFTINSSMHLRSSGLHELHREILQLLNASLSIFHGYRRSTFCKRDGEGVQILAVNMFSLPTNVTSTDVYNRIQMSLSNCSRTYSHCTIKLQHHLSYHAESLCLAQKTKCDSQYSVCTDTSGTPYCQCHPGYFKKNPGDMTCRDCGDGRKLVNGSCVECMFGFGGFNCSNFYKLIAVVVSPAGGALLLIVIIALVVTCCKKDKDDINKIIFKSGDLQMSPYAEFSKSNRVSMEWGRETIEMQENGSTKNLLQMTDIYYSPALRNSDLERNGLYPFSGLPGSRHSCIYPAQWNPSFSSDDSRRRDYF; from the exons ATGGAAACGTGTGCTGCGAGACGCGCTTACCGTGTGGTTTTCACGGTCTTTCTGCTTGTCCTAAATACTGTGATTGCCGAAACTTTCTCTCCAGACACGGACACCGATAACCCATTGAGTAACGTTACCGAGACTTTTTTTATCCGAACAACTGGTTTAAAACAAACCTCTTCCTGGCCGGGGAGAGAGGCCACTGCAACAGCTGTGTCGAGTGGACTGGAGGAGAAGACGGACATTACCGCCAGTGTGTCCATCACTGGAGCAAGAGAGG GACATTCAGAAAAACCTTTAATCCTCTCTACAAATACAGCTGACTGGAGGATGACCTCAGATGATTCCACTGAACGTCTGCAGACTGACAAAGAGTTTGCCCTTAATGCCACATCCCAATGGGAGGGTCCATCAGTAGCGTCGCACAGCATCACCAGCCACCATCCTGTTACAGAAGCTCGAACAGTGCGAGAGGTTCCCGTAACGGATCTGAGTGACATTAACACTACCGACTCTGTCTCTCACACTGATAGCACCTTCATTTCCACAACCAACCGAGTCAGAGAGCGCACGCTGCTTTCTGTGACCTCTAATAGCACCTCTGCATACACTGAGGACTCCAATTCCTCTGATGCTGTCTCTCAAACTTCCAACTGGAAAGAAAGAGCGTCGGGAGCCACCCAGGGCAAGGAGGAAACCGTAGAAGATGTATCTGCATTGTCTGAACACACTGAGTCCACTTTTGAAGATCATAATGCCACCAATGCAACTCAAAGCCACTCTTTGGAGACCGAGTGGTCAACGTTGTCCCACGGCACTGAGTCACAGACGGGGCAATCTAATGTCACAGGGCAGACCTTTGAGCAGGTGTCTGATAACGACAAATTAAATTCAACACCCTCTTTTACAATGATTAACAGAGATAAAGGGGAAGTGGACACCACATATGTGACTAGTGGGACATCTTATACAGAAACCAGTGACTCTGTGCCATCTATCCCACCTTTTACCTCCGGTGAACACAATGTCACTAGCACATCCCAACAGAGCCGTGATTCCACAGTGACTTATCCACTGGATACTGAGGCTTCCACTGAGTTTTCTACTGGATCTGCCAGCTCAACTAGCCATGAGGAACCTGAAGGGTCTCCAGCCCACACAGTGGAGGAGACAACCATTCAGGTACTGACCACTGCACCCCCAGTGCTCCAAGATGTAGCCACCACAACTGATGACTCATTTACGAAGTTCGTTGCTGGCAAATCACCCTTCGTCCCAAAAACTGATGATCAAACCAACACAGAAGTGGTGCCAACATCTGCCATGCCAGCAACTCAGAGGCCACAGGTTACAGAGAAAGCCACTAATGAGGCATCTACTTTTTACAGTTCTACCAACACTTTCACTACAATGATTCCTCCTGCCACCACCCGTCGGCTCCAAACGAGCACCACACCGCAAGCCCAAACAGAACACACAACCATCGTTACCACAGATGTTGTTCAGGTGCTGCGGACGACACCTACCACAGCCCAGCATCCGCTTACCTCCCCTACTGGTGGACCTCAGGCACCCAGTACATCTGATTCTGCTGACGTCACCACCCTGCACTTAGAAACCAGCACGGCGACGCCAGGGAACGCTACTGGGCATGGCAGACGTGCAACAACACCTTACAGCAAGAGCTACTCCACCAAAACCACTGTGGTGGTAACCACCAGGAATCACACAGACAGAAGCACCACAGAGATGGGAACGACAACCACTCAGATGCCGTTTAGATCAACAGCATCACCAG ATTATGTGTGTGGGCCTCAAACTTGTGCAAATGGAGGCCGCTGTGTTAGATCAGCTAAAGGAAGTTACCATTGCCAGTGTCTGCCTGCATGGACAGGACCCTCCTGCAAGGAAG ATGTGGATGAGTGTGTGAGTAGTCCGTGCCCCCAGGGTTCAGTGTGTGTCAACACAGTTGGCTCTTTCAGCTGTGAATGTGCCCTGGGCTTTGACTTGGAGGATGGCCGCAGTTGTACACAAG TGAAGACATTTTTGGGCATTTTCACCATCAACAGCTCAATGCATCTCAGAAGTTCAGGTCTGCATGAGCTGCACAGAGAGATTTTACAGCTG CTCAATGCCTCACTCTCCATCTTCCATGGTTACAGACGCTCCACTTTCTGTAAAAG AGATGGAGAAGGTGTGCAGATCTTAGCAGTGAACATGTTCTCACTCCCCACCAATGTGACCAGCACGGATGTCTACAACAGGATCCAGATGTCCCTGAGTAACTGTAGCCGGACGTACTCACACTGCACCATTAAGCTTCAGCACCATCTCTCCTATCACG CGGAGAGCCTGTGTTTGGCCCAGAAAACCAAGTGTGATTCACAGTACTCTGTGTGCACGGACACTAGCGGAACCCCATACTGTCAGTGCCACCCAGGATACTTTAAAAAGAACCCAGGGGACATGACCTGCAGAG actgtggAGATGGACGCAAACTTGTTAATGGCAGCTGTGTTGA GTGCATGTTTGGATTTGGAGGTTTCAACTGCAGTaatt TCTATAAGCTGATAGCCGTGGTGGTCTCTCCTGCTGGAGGAGCTCTTCTGTTGATTGTCATCATCGCCCTCGTAGTCACCTGCTGCAA AAAGGACAAAGATGACatcaacaaaatcatttttaaaagtggaGACCTTCAAATGTCACCCTACGCAGAGTTTTCTAAGAGTAATCGTGTGTCTATGGAGTGGGGCCGAGAGACTATTGAGATGCAGGAGAACGGCAGTACCAAAAATCTCCTGCAAATGACAGACATTTATTACTCG CCTGCACTGAGGAACTCTGACCTGGaacgtaatggtctgtatccgtTCTCCGGCCTCCCCGGTTCGAGGCATTCCTGCATCTACCCAGCTCAGTGGAACCCTTCTTTCTCTAGCGATGATTCACGGCGAAGGGACTACTTCTAA